Proteins encoded by one window of Blautia argi:
- a CDS encoding glycoside hydrolase family 3 protein, which yields MEGTKIGVPLEGFGDKVREAAAEGMVLLKNEQQMFPLTKEDNVALFGRCQINYYKSGTGSGGAVHTPYTTNLVEGFRRHKEISLNEELISVYEDWIKENPFDNGGGVWAGEPWYQKEMPVSEALVKKARKTSNKALVVIGRTAGEDQDNAAVEGSYLLTKEEEALIEIVAASFEKTAVVLNVSNIMDMSWLCTMKNREHICGVLYTWQGGMEAGNASADVMTGAVTPSGKLPDTIAYHIEDYPSTGDFGDEKKNCYKEDVYVGYRYFETFAPEKVQFPFGFGLSYTEFQTEITDTGISGEGKNGEITIKVRVTNTGETYSGKEVVQIYYEAPQGRLGQPVRQLAAFGKTKLLAPGESQNLTFTIGAEQMASYDDSGVTGCKNAYVLEAGLYRLYVGTDVRSAVLVNIEGKEGLEIPVCTVVQQLQEVLAPTENFERLRPGKLLENGIYEASREKVPMQSISLKERIRENLPKEMKITGDKGITFAMVKDKKATLEEFVAQFGKEELARIVRGEGMCNPMVTPGTASAFGGTAPSLYRYGIPAACTADGPSGIRMDSGLQATQMPIGTMLAASWNREMLEDLYEWEGKELLRNQIDTLLGPGMNIHRSPLNGRNFEYFSEDPYLTGICAIAAVRGIGKTGAAATIKHFACNNQEKGRTAADSVVSQRAVREIYLKGFEMAVREGKARSLMTSYNPLNGHWTASNYDLCTTVLRKEWGYKGIVMTDWWAKMNDPEEGGKEDMRNTAAMVRAQNDLYMVVANGGSEENAYEDNTLEALEKGKLTVGELQRCALNICGFLLESPVAERPLKTKEELEKDTKSFVFMPVKLLPKEPETMKLSLEHAGRYKIMVKLRSALLEQAQSSCNLLLNGKPVATIQTNGTGNEWNLIRLDNIDLKPGEYEVDLQHIKAGMEIDWLEVCR from the coding sequence ATGGAAGGTACAAAAATAGGAGTGCCCTTAGAGGGCTTTGGAGATAAGGTAAGAGAGGCAGCAGCAGAGGGCATGGTCCTTTTGAAAAACGAACAGCAGATGTTTCCTTTGACAAAAGAGGACAACGTTGCCCTTTTCGGAAGATGTCAGATAAATTATTACAAAAGCGGAACCGGCTCCGGGGGCGCGGTACATACGCCTTATACCACAAACCTGGTAGAGGGCTTCCGCCGCCATAAGGAGATTTCTTTAAACGAAGAATTGATTTCCGTGTATGAAGACTGGATAAAAGAGAATCCTTTTGACAACGGTGGCGGTGTCTGGGCAGGAGAGCCCTGGTATCAGAAGGAGATGCCGGTAAGTGAGGCGCTGGTAAAAAAAGCCAGAAAAACCTCAAATAAGGCGTTGGTGGTCATTGGAAGAACGGCTGGGGAGGACCAGGATAATGCAGCCGTGGAGGGCAGCTATCTTTTGACAAAGGAAGAAGAGGCGCTTATTGAAATCGTGGCAGCCAGCTTTGAAAAAACGGCTGTGGTGCTGAATGTTTCTAATATTATGGATATGAGCTGGCTTTGCACCATGAAAAACAGAGAACATATCTGCGGTGTGCTTTATACCTGGCAGGGCGGTATGGAAGCAGGAAATGCCAGCGCAGACGTTATGACAGGCGCCGTAACCCCTAGCGGAAAGCTGCCGGATACCATTGCTTATCATATTGAAGATTATCCAAGCACTGGGGATTTCGGCGATGAAAAGAAAAATTGCTATAAAGAAGATGTTTATGTGGGATACCGCTATTTCGAAACTTTTGCCCCGGAAAAGGTGCAGTTTCCTTTTGGCTTTGGACTTTCATACACAGAATTTCAGACAGAGATTACAGATACAGGAATAAGCGGAGAGGGCAAAAATGGGGAGATTACCATAAAAGTCCGTGTTACCAATACAGGAGAAACCTACAGCGGAAAAGAAGTGGTACAGATTTATTATGAAGCGCCTCAGGGCAGGCTGGGACAGCCGGTGCGGCAGCTTGCAGCTTTTGGAAAAACAAAGCTTTTAGCGCCAGGGGAAAGCCAGAATCTGACCTTTACCATAGGGGCAGAGCAAATGGCGTCCTATGATGACAGTGGTGTAACCGGTTGTAAAAATGCCTATGTTTTGGAAGCAGGGTTGTACCGTCTGTATGTGGGAACAGATGTAAGAAGCGCTGTTCTTGTGAATATAGAGGGAAAAGAGGGATTGGAAATTCCGGTATGTACGGTAGTGCAACAGCTTCAGGAGGTTCTGGCTCCTACGGAAAATTTTGAAAGACTCCGCCCCGGTAAATTACTGGAAAATGGCATATATGAAGCAAGCAGAGAGAAAGTGCCAATGCAGAGCATTTCTTTAAAAGAGAGAATTCGTGAGAATCTTCCAAAAGAGATGAAAATTACCGGAGATAAGGGCATCACTTTTGCCATGGTAAAGGATAAGAAGGCAACTTTGGAAGAGTTTGTAGCTCAGTTTGGCAAAGAGGAACTGGCAAGAATTGTCAGAGGAGAGGGTATGTGCAATCCTATGGTAACACCGGGAACCGCCTCTGCCTTTGGAGGAACCGCCCCCAGCCTTTATCGATACGGTATTCCGGCAGCCTGTACAGCAGACGGTCCTTCCGGAATTCGCATGGACAGCGGGCTGCAGGCAACACAGATGCCTATTGGTACCATGCTGGCGGCAAGCTGGAACAGGGAAATGCTGGAAGATTTGTATGAATGGGAAGGAAAAGAACTTTTAAGGAATCAGATTGATACACTTCTGGGGCCCGGAATGAATATTCACAGAAGTCCGTTAAATGGCAGAAACTTTGAATATTTCTCCGAAGACCCCTATCTGACAGGCATCTGTGCCATAGCGGCAGTAAGAGGGATTGGAAAGACAGGCGCTGCGGCAACTATCAAACACTTTGCCTGCAACAACCAGGAAAAAGGCAGAACGGCTGCAGATTCCGTTGTATCACAAAGAGCAGTCCGGGAAATTTATTTAAAAGGATTTGAAATGGCAGTGCGAGAAGGAAAGGCCCGTTCTCTGATGACTTCTTATAATCCTTTAAACGGACACTGGACTGCCTCTAATTATGACTTATGCACAACCGTGCTGCGAAAGGAATGGGGCTATAAAGGCATTGTTATGACAGACTGGTGGGCAAAAATGAATGACCCGGAAGAAGGGGGAAAAGAGGATATGAGAAATACGGCGGCCATGGTGCGGGCGCAGAATGACTTGTACATGGTTGTGGCAAACGGTGGTTCTGAGGAGAATGCATATGAGGATAATACCCTGGAAGCCCTGGAAAAGGGAAAACTGACAGTTGGAGAACTGCAAAGATGCGCCTTGAACATCTGTGGTTTTCTTCTGGAAAGTCCGGTGGCAGAAAGACCTTTAAAGACAAAGGAAGAACTGGAAAAGGATACCAAAAGCTTTGTCTTTATGCCGGTAAAATTGCTGCCAAAAGAGCCGGAAACCATGAAGCTTTCTCTGGAACATGCGGGACGGTATAAAATTATGGTGAAGCTGCGTTCTGCCCTTTTAGAACAGGCACAGTCCTCCTGTAATCTGCTGTTGAACGGAAAGCCTGTAGCAACCATACAGACCAATGGGACAGGAAATGAGTGGAATCTTATCAGGCTGGATAATATAGATTTGAAGCCGGGGGAATATGAAGTGGATTTGCAACATATAAAAGCAGGTATGGAAATTGACTGGCTGGAAGTGTGCAGATAA
- a CDS encoding AraC family transcriptional regulator, translating to MEYMKEKKPCIDGIPLQYVCHLQDMKGKGMVYPAHYHEYIEILFGKEESFEIYLGNSYHRFGPGDMVLIPANEVHLINSLSQQGGAYYVIRFLPRLIYNGLSQSRLELLYLLPFLTDSQGQEKIIKKEVLQKTQIPRLIKEVFREDMEKAYGYELAVRNHIGSIFLWILRYWHKNGAALSSDSPIHTELALQLAPALSYVQEHYDLPLKARNVAKLCGMSSSYFSRSFNRILDMSFTDYVTRIRLAEAEKLLVSSTLSVTEIAMQCGFGSTSYFIRLFQKQKKRTPLQFRREFRTPKPT from the coding sequence ATGGAATATATGAAAGAAAAAAAGCCCTGCATTGACGGCATTCCATTGCAGTATGTATGCCATTTGCAGGACATGAAGGGAAAGGGCATGGTGTATCCTGCCCACTACCATGAATATATTGAAATTTTATTCGGAAAAGAAGAATCCTTTGAGATTTATCTGGGGAACTCTTATCACCGCTTCGGTCCAGGAGATATGGTGCTGATTCCCGCCAATGAAGTGCATCTCATTAACAGCCTGTCCCAGCAGGGCGGCGCTTATTATGTTATACGTTTTCTGCCCCGGCTGATTTACAACGGACTTTCCCAGAGCAGACTGGAACTTCTCTATCTCCTCCCCTTTCTCACAGACAGTCAGGGGCAGGAAAAAATTATAAAAAAAGAAGTTTTGCAGAAAACCCAAATTCCCCGGCTGATAAAAGAAGTATTTCGAGAAGACATGGAAAAAGCCTATGGATATGAACTGGCTGTCCGAAACCACATTGGCAGCATTTTTTTGTGGATTCTGCGTTACTGGCATAAAAATGGGGCAGCCCTTTCTTCAGACTCCCCCATTCACACGGAACTGGCTCTGCAGCTCGCCCCTGCCCTTTCCTATGTGCAGGAACACTACGACCTGCCCTTAAAAGCCCGGAACGTGGCAAAGCTTTGCGGCATGAGCTCCAGTTATTTTTCCCGCAGCTTTAACCGGATTCTGGATATGAGTTTCACAGACTATGTCACCCGTATCCGCCTGGCAGAAGCAGAAAAATTGCTAGTGTCCTCCACGCTTTCTGTAACAGAAATTGCCATGCAGTGCGGCTTTGGCTCCACCAGTTATTTTATCCGTCTGTTTCAAAAGCAGAAAAAACGAACGCCTCTGCAGTTTCGCCGAGAATTCAGAACCCCAAAGCCCACATAA
- a CDS encoding YhgE/Pip domain-containing protein: protein MKKKNVQALLVGMSVMMSVILPVTPALAADSSHAEKEQTVYVNADENGNSKEVIVSNWLKNTGNEKNLTDKSNLTDIENVKGDETCEQNPDGNLTWNTDGGDIYYQGTTNKELPVSVKLTYYLDGKEMKPEDLAGKSGKIKIRIEYKNKEKKTEEVNGKKEEIYTPFLMMTAMILPADTFTNVEMTNGKVLSDGNNDIAVGYGIPGLSDSLKLSDMKELKDLEIPEYAELTADVKDFSLGMTATVATTGLLEDFNLDDVKDSKDLKEKLDTLTDSSTALVKGSKDLQEGIATLDSSADTFVNGLNSADEGAGQLKDGIDTMNNSKGELLDGITRLTEGMGSLESGAGTLKEGISAYTQGASKLGEGISQTAEGAEALDTGIGTLNEKKDTLTEGVGQLSMGGQQLAQGTGQLEKGVRDYTAGAERLDEGIGMLQEQLASAEGQMAQLGEAVNQLTEGAGALSQGAEALKGGVSQVEGAAGALGENVAGLKTAASTVGSLSGQAASLIEGFLNSQGTPQADMGAVNEQVAAAIAQENALVNEQANAQANEQQYNNVAAALDVAGIPEEEKQAVLANLSGIGVSVGVQTSADVSVPVTAGDNSSAAGVAEGLKQIQGAMEAVNAQIPEAEQALEAAGAQIAQMKDGAAQAGEGAEELQIGAQKLSGAMGAMGNLSQLSRELQAALAQLKQGSEMLTGNNVELNAGAAAVNTGASSLNAGIQRLSEGAGQLSGGISQLAQGSSALRAGTKELQTGANALTANNDQLNTGAVQLFQGSTELLKGGNALAEGGNVVK from the coding sequence ATGAAGAAGAAAAACGTACAGGCGCTTTTGGTTGGAATGTCTGTGATGATGTCCGTGATTTTACCGGTAACTCCGGCTTTGGCAGCAGACAGCAGTCATGCGGAAAAAGAACAGACCGTTTATGTAAATGCAGATGAAAACGGAAATTCAAAGGAGGTTATTGTCAGCAACTGGCTAAAGAATACGGGAAACGAAAAGAATCTGACAGATAAGAGTAATCTGACGGACATTGAGAATGTAAAGGGCGATGAAACCTGTGAACAGAACCCGGACGGAAATCTGACCTGGAATACAGACGGAGGAGATATCTATTATCAGGGAACAACAAACAAGGAATTGCCGGTTTCCGTAAAGCTGACCTATTATCTGGACGGAAAAGAAATGAAGCCGGAAGATTTGGCAGGGAAAAGCGGAAAAATCAAAATCCGAATCGAATACAAAAATAAAGAAAAGAAGACCGAGGAGGTCAATGGGAAAAAGGAAGAAATTTACACCCCGTTTTTGATGATGACCGCCATGATTCTTCCGGCAGACACCTTTACCAATGTGGAAATGACAAACGGCAAGGTACTTTCTGACGGAAACAATGATATTGCCGTGGGATATGGAATTCCGGGGCTTTCCGACAGCTTAAAGCTTTCGGACATGAAGGAACTGAAGGATTTGGAAATCCCTGAGTATGCGGAACTTACTGCAGATGTAAAAGACTTTTCTCTGGGTATGACGGCTACGGTGGCTACCACAGGACTGTTAGAAGATTTCAATCTGGACGATGTAAAAGACAGTAAGGATTTAAAAGAAAAGCTGGATACTCTTACAGATTCCTCTACCGCCCTCGTTAAGGGAAGTAAGGATTTACAGGAAGGGATAGCCACGCTGGACAGTTCTGCCGATACTTTTGTAAACGGTTTAAACAGCGCCGATGAGGGTGCAGGGCAGCTAAAAGACGGCATTGACACCATGAATAACAGCAAGGGAGAATTGCTTGACGGCATTACACGTCTGACAGAGGGCATGGGTTCTTTGGAGAGCGGAGCCGGAACATTAAAGGAAGGCATCAGCGCTTATACCCAGGGTGCTTCAAAGCTGGGAGAGGGTATTTCTCAGACAGCAGAGGGCGCAGAAGCTCTGGATACCGGTATTGGAACTTTGAATGAGAAAAAAGATACGCTGACAGAAGGCGTGGGACAGTTAAGTATGGGCGGTCAGCAGCTTGCTCAGGGAACCGGACAGCTGGAAAAGGGTGTCAGGGATTATACGGCAGGAGCGGAGCGGTTAGATGAAGGAATCGGAATGCTGCAGGAACAGCTTGCCAGTGCAGAGGGACAGATGGCACAGCTTGGTGAAGCTGTGAATCAACTGACAGAAGGTGCCGGGGCTTTGAGTCAGGGAGCAGAAGCATTAAAAGGCGGCGTGTCACAGGTAGAAGGTGCAGCCGGAGCCTTGGGAGAGAATGTGGCAGGACTGAAAACAGCAGCTTCCACAGTAGGAAGCTTGAGCGGTCAGGCAGCCAGTCTGATTGAAGGTTTTTTAAACAGTCAGGGAACACCTCAGGCAGATATGGGGGCTGTCAATGAGCAGGTTGCCGCGGCCATTGCCCAGGAGAACGCCCTTGTAAACGAACAGGCAAACGCACAGGCCAATGAACAGCAGTACAACAATGTGGCAGCTGCCTTAGATGTCGCAGGAATTCCGGAAGAGGAAAAGCAGGCAGTATTGGCAAATTTAAGCGGAATCGGCGTATCTGTAGGGGTACAGACCTCAGCTGATGTAAGCGTACCGGTGACTGCCGGGGATAACAGCAGTGCAGCAGGTGTGGCAGAAGGTTTGAAACAGATACAGGGCGCTATGGAAGCCGTAAACGCACAGATACCGGAAGCAGAGCAGGCATTGGAAGCAGCCGGGGCACAGATTGCACAGATGAAGGACGGAGCAGCCCAGGCAGGAGAGGGCGCTGAGGAATTGCAGATAGGAGCACAGAAACTTTCCGGCGCTATGGGAGCCATGGGAAATCTGTCACAGCTTTCCAGAGAACTTCAGGCAGCTCTTGCACAGCTGAAACAGGGCAGCGAAATGCTGACTGGCAACAATGTAGAATTAAATGCAGGCGCTGCAGCCGTAAATACAGGCGCGTCCTCTTTGAACGCAGGAATCCAGCGGTTATCAGAGGGAGCCGGACAGTTAAGCGGCGGTATTTCCCAGCTTGCCCAGGGCAGCAGTGCACTGCGCGCAGGTACAAAGGAATTGCAGACAGGAGCAAATGCACTGACTGCAAACAATGACCAGCTAAATACAGGAGCAGTTCAGCTTTTCCAGGGAAGTACAGAACTTTTAAAGGGCGGCAATGCACTGGCAGAAGGCGGCAATGTTGTTAAGTGA
- a CDS encoding TetR/AcrR family transcriptional regulator, with protein MSKVENNKEQKRNSLLDSAFTLFIDNGFSKTSIADIVKKAGVAKGTFYLYFKDKYDIRNHLISHKANQVFQAACAELAKHEEIKDFEEQVLFIINNILDQFAGNHNLVLLISKHLSWGFFKDFLSAAPGKDIPSIYETYEAMLAHAAHTYRTPDIMMYMILELVSGTSYNTILYEQPVPLNQIKKPLYEIIKGIFIQYRES; from the coding sequence ATGAGTAAGGTAGAAAATAATAAAGAACAGAAACGAAATTCCCTTTTGGATTCTGCTTTCACTCTGTTCATTGACAATGGCTTCAGCAAAACTTCCATTGCAGACATTGTAAAAAAAGCCGGAGTGGCAAAAGGAACCTTCTATCTGTATTTCAAGGATAAATACGATATTCGCAATCATTTAATCAGTCACAAGGCAAACCAGGTCTTTCAGGCTGCCTGTGCAGAGCTTGCAAAACATGAAGAAATTAAAGATTTTGAAGAACAGGTTTTATTCATTATTAACAACATACTGGATCAGTTTGCCGGAAATCACAATCTGGTGCTTCTGATTTCCAAACATTTAAGCTGGGGATTTTTCAAGGATTTTCTGTCCGCTGCGCCGGGAAAGGATATCCCCTCTATCTATGAAACGTATGAGGCCATGCTGGCACATGCTGCACACACCTACCGAACGCCGGACATTATGATGTATATGATTTTAGAATTAGTCAGCGGCACCAGTTATAACACCATTCTCTATGAACAGCCGGTACCTTTAAACCAGATTAAGAAACCTCTCTATGAGATTATCAAAGGAATTTTTATACAATATCGGGAAAGCTGA
- a CDS encoding efflux RND transporter permease subunit, with protein MVKLGRKIVKFRIPIFILSLLLLIPAGIGYINTRVNYDVLYYLPDDIETMKGQDILVDEFGTGAYSMFVCEGMPNKDVAALKKKMEKVDHVAKVVWYDSFADLSLPVEMLPENIRKVLFAEDSTMMFIIFDTTTSADETMDAIGDIRKLAGEQCFVSGMSAIVTDTRNLAESEVAVYVLIAVVLSCIVLALTMESYLIPFLFLISIGIAIVYNMGTNVLQGEISYITKALSAVLQLGVTMDYSIFLWHSYQEQKEHFGSNHKEAMAQAIAATIKSVVGSSITTIAGFVALCFMSFTLGMDLGVVMAKGVIFGVICCVTVLPSMIMIFDKALEKTKHRQLIPDFPKVSEFLVKHHKTFALLCVALFIPFAYFQANTKVYYNLDASLPKDLESIMANEKLQEDYHMGAAHMILMDKNVSGKEKNKMIKEMEKVDGVKEVLGLETLIGPSLPQSMIPEDIKEILESDHYELMLITNEYQTASEEVNVQIDELNKILKSYDKTGMLVGEAPCTKDLIEITDHDFKVVSAVSILAVFLIILFVFKSVTLPVILVLVIEGAIFINMGIPYLTGTELPFIASIVIGTIQLGATVDYAILMTSRYEQERGGGKSKKEAISIALQSSIRPVMVSAFSFFAATFGVGMYSKIDMISSLCLLMARGALISMCAVLLFLPAMYWLFDRVICATSKNFKVRK; from the coding sequence ATGGTAAAGCTGGGAAGAAAGATTGTAAAATTCCGAATTCCGATTTTTATCCTGAGTTTGCTGCTTTTAATACCTGCAGGAATCGGATACATAAACACCAGAGTGAATTACGATGTACTGTATTATCTGCCTGATGACATTGAAACCATGAAAGGGCAGGATATTCTGGTAGATGAATTCGGAACAGGCGCGTATTCCATGTTTGTATGCGAAGGCATGCCCAACAAAGATGTGGCAGCGCTGAAGAAAAAAATGGAGAAGGTGGACCATGTTGCTAAAGTTGTGTGGTATGACAGTTTTGCAGATTTAAGCCTGCCGGTGGAAATGCTGCCGGAAAATATAAGGAAGGTTTTGTTTGCAGAAGATTCCACCATGATGTTTATTATTTTCGACACCACTACTTCGGCAGATGAAACCATGGACGCCATTGGAGATATCCGAAAGCTGGCAGGAGAGCAGTGCTTTGTCAGCGGCATGTCAGCTATTGTAACAGATACCAGAAATCTGGCAGAATCAGAGGTTGCAGTCTATGTTTTGATTGCCGTGGTACTGTCCTGTATTGTACTGGCGCTGACCATGGAATCTTATCTGATTCCGTTTCTGTTTCTTATAAGTATTGGAATTGCCATTGTTTACAACATGGGAACCAATGTTTTGCAGGGAGAAATTTCCTATATAACCAAAGCTCTAAGTGCAGTACTGCAGCTTGGCGTTACCATGGATTATTCCATTTTCCTGTGGCACAGTTATCAGGAGCAAAAGGAGCATTTCGGGAGCAACCATAAGGAAGCCATGGCACAGGCAATTGCAGCCACCATTAAATCCGTGGTGGGAAGTTCCATTACCACCATTGCAGGCTTTGTGGCGCTTTGCTTTATGAGTTTTACTCTTGGTATGGATTTGGGTGTTGTTATGGCAAAAGGTGTCATCTTTGGTGTGATTTGTTGCGTCACCGTTCTTCCTTCCATGATTATGATTTTTGATAAAGCCTTGGAAAAGACAAAACACAGACAGCTGATACCGGATTTTCCAAAGGTTTCAGAGTTCCTGGTAAAGCATCATAAAACCTTTGCCCTTCTCTGCGTAGCGTTGTTTATCCCCTTTGCTTATTTCCAGGCAAATACAAAGGTATATTACAATCTGGACGCCAGCCTTCCAAAGGATTTGGAATCCATTATGGCAAATGAAAAATTGCAGGAAGATTACCACATGGGCGCTGCTCATATGATTCTTATGGATAAAAACGTTTCCGGTAAGGAAAAGAACAAAATGATAAAGGAAATGGAAAAGGTTGACGGCGTGAAAGAAGTGCTGGGTCTGGAAACGCTCATTGGACCTTCCCTTCCTCAGAGCATGATTCCTGAAGATATAAAGGAAATTCTGGAAAGCGACCATTATGAATTGATGCTTATTACCAATGAATATCAGACTGCTTCTGAAGAGGTCAATGTACAGATTGATGAGCTGAACAAAATTTTGAAATCCTATGACAAAACAGGTATGCTGGTTGGAGAAGCGCCCTGTACCAAGGATTTAATAGAGATTACAGACCATGATTTCAAAGTGGTCAGCGCAGTGTCTATACTGGCGGTTTTCCTGATTATTTTGTTTGTATTTAAATCCGTAACCCTTCCGGTCATTCTGGTGCTTGTTATTGAAGGGGCGATTTTCATTAACATGGGTATCCCTTATCTGACGGGAACCGAGCTGCCCTTTATTGCTTCTATTGTAATCGGAACCATTCAGCTTGGGGCAACTGTGGACTATGCGATTTTAATGACCAGCAGGTATGAGCAGGAGCGAGGCGGCGGCAAGAGCAAAAAAGAGGCCATCAGTATTGCCCTGCAGAGTAGTATCCGACCTGTCATGGTATCTGCGTTTAGCTTCTTTGCAGCTACTTTTGGCGTTGGCATGTATTCCAAAATTGATATGATTAGTTCCCTCTGTCTTCTGATGGCAAGAGGCGCTTTAATCAGTATGTGTGCAGTACTTTTGTTTTTACCTGCTATGTACTGGCTGTTCGACAGAGTTATCTGTGCAACAAGTAAAAATTTCAAGGTGAGAAAGTAG
- a CDS encoding FeoB-associated Cys-rich membrane protein, whose protein sequence is MLLNVLIAGSIVLYCGYVIYRQIKKRKNPQAGCSGCCGSCHGCSHIKH, encoded by the coding sequence ATGCTTTTGAATGTTTTAATCGCAGGCAGCATTGTTCTGTATTGTGGTTATGTGATTTATCGTCAGATAAAGAAACGGAAAAATCCACAGGCAGGGTGCAGCGGTTGCTGCGGAAGCTGCCACGGATGCAGCCACATTAAACATTAA